Proteins from one Acidiphilium multivorum AIU301 genomic window:
- a CDS encoding Smr/MutS family protein → MARRAKPLPAADLEVWTRYLRHVRPLRGVRVPEPPPPDKPGSVRPEPEGVRVVAAPAPPPALPQRRPGVAIGVAPPGLDRATWAKFRAGRIAPERTLDLHGMTAAAAHVAVNALIAGAVSRGMRCVEIVTGHGRRTGGEGVLRREVPIWLNDQPLRPMILAVCHPHAANQGALRVLLRRLRS, encoded by the coding sequence ATGGCGCGCAGGGCTAAACCCCTCCCGGCCGCCGATCTCGAGGTCTGGACGCGCTATCTGCGCCATGTCCGCCCGCTGCGCGGCGTGCGCGTGCCTGAGCCGCCGCCTCCGGACAAGCCCGGCAGCGTCCGGCCGGAGCCCGAGGGCGTGCGCGTCGTTGCTGCGCCGGCACCGCCCCCGGCCTTGCCGCAGCGCCGCCCGGGCGTGGCGATCGGCGTGGCGCCGCCGGGGCTCGACCGCGCGACCTGGGCGAAATTCCGCGCCGGGCGAATCGCCCCCGAACGCACGCTCGACCTGCACGGGATGACGGCGGCCGCGGCACATGTCGCCGTGAACGCGCTGATCGCGGGCGCGGTGTCGCGCGGGATGCGCTGCGTCGAGATCGTGACCGGCCACGGACGCCGGACCGGTGGCGAAGGTGTGCTGCGACGCGAAGTGCCGATCTGGCTCAACGACCAGCCCCTGCGCCCGATGATCCTGGCGGTCTGCCATCCGCATGCGGCCAATCAGGGCGCGCTGCGGGTGCTGCT
- a CDS encoding LutC/YkgG family protein translates to MKQDNQAQRAAILGTIRRGLGRGTLPADQAAMLRTRLDAHPRHTIPARVALDHDALIELFIANATREYATVQRLADMADLPAHIAGYLREQNLPAELVIAPHPDLEAANWNDAPLLAHRFGRAQPSDMVSVQRGFAAIAETGTLMLPSGQRSPTTLNLLPDTEIVVLRESDVVGPYEDAFDRLRQAGGMPRNVMLVTGPSRSADIERTLELGAHGPRRLHIVLLGGAGGDGAQG, encoded by the coding sequence ATGAAACAGGACAACCAGGCCCAGCGCGCGGCGATCCTCGGCACGATACGGCGCGGCCTCGGGCGCGGCACGCTGCCCGCCGACCAGGCGGCGATGCTCCGCACCCGGCTCGATGCCCACCCGCGCCACACGATCCCCGCCCGCGTCGCGCTCGACCATGACGCGCTGATCGAGCTGTTCATCGCCAATGCGACCCGGGAATACGCGACCGTTCAGCGCCTTGCCGACATGGCGGACCTGCCCGCCCATATCGCGGGCTACCTGCGCGAGCAGAACCTGCCGGCGGAGTTGGTGATCGCGCCGCATCCCGATCTGGAGGCGGCGAACTGGAACGATGCCCCGCTGCTCGCCCATCGCTTCGGCCGCGCGCAGCCGAGCGACATGGTTTCGGTGCAGCGCGGTTTCGCGGCGATCGCCGAAACCGGCACGCTGATGCTGCCTTCCGGCCAGCGCTCGCCGACCACGCTCAACCTGCTGCCGGATACCGAAATCGTCGTGCTCCGCGAGTCCGACGTGGTCGGGCCGTATGAAGACGCGTTCGACCGGCTGCGCCAGGCCGGCGGCATGCCGCGCAACGTGATGCTGGTCACCGGGCCGTCGCGCTCGGCCGATATCGAGCGCACGCTCGAACTCGGCGCGCATGGCCCGCGACGGCTGCACATCGTGCTGCTCGGCGGCGCAGGCGGGGATGGCGCGCAGGGCTAA
- a CDS encoding lactate utilization protein B, with protein MLNTSPDFKENSRRAMQDAGLQKALDRARKPFAQTRAAAVARLPEFETLRETAKGIKNHTLAHLDFYLERYAEQVEAHGGQVHWCRTAEDARNAVLDICRRVGAKTVTKGKSMISEEIGLNEHLAENGVRPVETDLGEYILQIRGEAPSHIIGPAFHLNREDWEASFRAAHTHLPADRVFHEKRDIQAEARAVLREQFIAADVGITGANFLIAETGSSVIVTNEGNGDLTQTLPRVHIVLASLEKIVPTLEDTVSLLRVLARSATGQEFSVYTTFSTGAKRPGDPDGPEEYHVILLDNGRSNMVGTEFQDMLRCIRCSACMNHCPVYLTVGGHAYGSMYSGPMGSVLTPAIFGADQAHLLPTASTFCGKCESVCPMKIPLTGMMRHWRERAFERHLAPATTRYGIRGWGFVARRPGLYRSVSRIAAWGLGVMGRKRGRFGWLPLAGAWTAARDMPAPEGETFFARYAREQRSR; from the coding sequence ATGCTGAATACCAGCCCCGATTTCAAGGAAAATTCCCGCCGCGCGATGCAGGACGCGGGATTGCAGAAGGCGCTCGACCGCGCTCGCAAGCCCTTCGCCCAGACCCGCGCGGCCGCGGTCGCCCGGCTGCCCGAGTTCGAGACCCTGCGGGAAACCGCGAAGGGCATCAAGAACCATACGCTCGCCCATCTCGATTTCTACCTGGAGCGTTATGCGGAGCAGGTCGAGGCCCATGGCGGGCAGGTTCACTGGTGCCGCACCGCCGAGGACGCGCGCAATGCCGTGCTCGACATCTGCCGCCGGGTGGGGGCGAAAACCGTCACCAAGGGCAAGTCGATGATCTCCGAAGAGATCGGGCTGAACGAGCACCTCGCGGAAAACGGCGTCCGCCCGGTCGAGACCGATCTCGGCGAATACATCCTGCAGATCAGGGGCGAGGCGCCGAGCCACATCATCGGCCCGGCCTTCCACCTCAACCGCGAGGACTGGGAAGCCAGCTTCCGCGCCGCCCATACCCATCTGCCAGCCGACCGGGTGTTTCACGAAAAGCGCGACATCCAGGCCGAGGCCCGAGCGGTGCTGCGCGAGCAGTTCATCGCCGCCGATGTCGGCATCACCGGCGCCAATTTCCTGATCGCGGAAACCGGCAGTTCGGTGATCGTCACCAACGAGGGCAATGGCGACCTCACGCAAACCCTGCCGCGCGTGCATATCGTGCTCGCCAGCCTGGAAAAGATCGTCCCCACCCTTGAGGACACCGTCTCGCTGCTGCGGGTTCTGGCGCGCTCGGCCACCGGACAGGAATTCTCGGTCTACACCACCTTTTCCACCGGCGCGAAACGCCCCGGCGACCCCGACGGGCCGGAGGAATATCACGTCATCCTGCTCGACAATGGCCGCTCGAACATGGTCGGCACCGAGTTCCAGGACATGCTGCGCTGCATCCGCTGCTCGGCCTGCATGAACCATTGCCCGGTCTATCTCACCGTGGGTGGCCACGCCTATGGCTCGATGTATTCCGGCCCGATGGGCAGCGTGCTGACCCCGGCCATCTTCGGCGCCGACCAGGCGCATCTGCTGCCCACGGCCTCGACCTTCTGCGGCAAGTGCGAAAGCGTCTGCCCGATGAAGATTCCGCTCACCGGCATGATGCGCCACTGGCGCGAGCGGGCCTTCGAGCGGCATCTCGCACCGGCGACCACGCGCTATGGCATTCGCGGCTGGGGGTTCGTCGCCCGGCGCCCCGGGCTTTACCGCAGCGTGTCGCGCATCGCGGCATGGGGACTCGGGGTCATGGGGCGCAAGCGCGGCCGCTTCGGCTGGCTGCCGCTCGCCGGCGCCTGGACCGCCGCGCGCGACATGCCCGCCCCCGAGGGCGAAACCTTCTTCGCACGCTATGCACGGGAGCAGCGCAGCCGATGA
- a CDS encoding lytic transglycosylase domain-containing protein produces MLFIVIRAGICKNFFAVQHRKLCGACRCRRRVSSGVDEARENNGKLTVLPDIARMQRRLTKTLVASFAVFALSGIRPASALPTGELPASAPVVDPSLLCQAAVIMAESDKHTPVGLLRAVGTVESGRRDRVTGQLAPWPWTIDANGAGHMYQTEAEAIAAAQSFLQQGVTSLDIGCMQVNIQQHPHAFTNLVQAFDPMANVFYAADFLTRLKAQLGTWEQAIAAYHSQTPSIGAPYARQVLARWQGQTGGQPSGLPLVQTAMTPPLAPVAQPSAAPRVWGPGSAGASPAGKALPQMSKPAPGAVAIRRFAPGAFAFAPLHGSPTLLPATAQPGGPASRITVPGAIAGGMAGRNLAAYRRAPIPIAGPSS; encoded by the coding sequence ATGCTTTTTATAGTCATCCGAGCGGGGATATGCAAGAACTTTTTTGCAGTGCAGCATCGCAAGCTTTGCGGCGCTTGCCGTTGCCGACGTCGTGTCAGCTCCGGGGTCGATGAAGCGCGCGAAAATAACGGCAAATTAACCGTTCTGCCGGATATTGCGCGCATGCAGCGGCGCCTGACCAAAACCCTTGTCGCATCATTTGCGGTATTCGCCCTGTCCGGCATTCGGCCGGCCAGCGCATTGCCGACCGGCGAGTTGCCTGCGTCGGCGCCGGTCGTGGATCCATCGCTGCTCTGTCAGGCCGCCGTCATCATGGCGGAGTCCGACAAGCACACTCCGGTCGGGCTGCTGCGTGCCGTCGGAACCGTCGAAAGCGGCCGCCGTGATCGTGTGACCGGCCAGCTGGCGCCTTGGCCCTGGACCATCGATGCAAATGGCGCCGGCCACATGTACCAGACCGAGGCCGAAGCGATCGCCGCGGCGCAGTCGTTTCTGCAGCAGGGCGTGACCTCGCTCGACATCGGTTGCATGCAGGTGAACATCCAGCAGCACCCCCACGCGTTCACCAACCTCGTGCAGGCGTTCGACCCGATGGCGAACGTCTTCTATGCGGCGGACTTCCTCACCCGGCTGAAGGCGCAACTGGGCACCTGGGAGCAGGCGATCGCCGCCTATCACTCGCAGACGCCGTCGATCGGCGCACCCTATGCGAGGCAGGTTCTTGCCCGTTGGCAGGGACAGACCGGCGGGCAACCGAGCGGCCTGCCGCTGGTGCAGACGGCCATGACGCCGCCTCTCGCGCCGGTCGCGCAGCCATCGGCGGCGCCTCGTGTGTGGGGGCCGGGATCCGCGGGCGCCTCGCCCGCCGGCAAGGCGCTGCCGCAGATGTCGAAGCCCGCGCCGGGTGCCGTGGCAATTCGCCGCTTCGCACCCGGCGCGTTTGCCTTCGCGCCGTTGCACGGTTCGCCGACGCTCCTGCCCGCAACCGCACAGCCAGGTGGCCCGGCGTCACGGATTACCGTGCCCGGCGCCATTGCCGGCGGCATGGCGGGCCGGAATCTCGCGGCCTATC